In Planctomycetia bacterium, the following are encoded in one genomic region:
- a CDS encoding squalene--hopene cyclase, with translation MTGGHSMNRRRPHAAPARGLVHLLALLPAVMPIGAARLAPAAETPLVKYGDPVPRDVREIYDAGLRYLLKTQAEDGSWKDGQSGPGVTGMPLMVLLASGEDPNYGPYRVPIRKALRSMIEGQDPNVGYLCGTQGGHDSMYQHGFAMLALAEAYGVVDDRGLWTEPGVKTGGKGSGRSIGQALEVAVRCAVTSAKQNPAGGWRYSPEAKDADTSVSGAVLMGLLAARNSGIEVPDETIDRAIKYYVTMTGGNGQVGYSGGAGGGSPATTSIGVLVYSIGRRQELPQYKAASKYLVGMSTGGAPGTAHMGHGYPGYTEYYQAQALFQADVEAWRKWNDGLVKQLKRMQQKDGSVQPGPRMGGMGGTVGTSLYLLSLAVNFKFLPVYER, from the coding sequence ATGACCGGAGGACATTCGATGAACCGTCGCCGCCCGCATGCAGCCCCCGCCCGGGGGCTGGTGCACCTGTTGGCACTGCTCCCGGCGGTGATGCCGATCGGCGCCGCGCGGCTCGCGCCGGCCGCCGAGACGCCGCTCGTGAAATACGGCGACCCGGTGCCGCGTGACGTCCGCGAGATCTACGACGCCGGCCTCCGCTATCTGCTCAAGACCCAGGCCGAGGATGGTTCCTGGAAGGACGGCCAGTCGGGACCGGGCGTGACCGGCATGCCGCTGATGGTGCTCCTCGCCTCGGGCGAGGATCCGAATTACGGCCCGTACCGCGTCCCGATCCGCAAGGCGTTGCGGAGCATGATCGAGGGCCAGGATCCGAACGTCGGCTACCTGTGCGGCACCCAGGGGGGTCATGACAGCATGTACCAGCATGGCTTCGCCATGCTCGCCCTCGCCGAGGCATACGGCGTGGTGGACGATCGTGGGCTGTGGACCGAGCCCGGCGTCAAGACGGGCGGCAAGGGTTCTGGACGGTCGATCGGTCAGGCCCTGGAAGTGGCGGTGCGCTGTGCCGTGACGAGTGCCAAGCAGAATCCGGCCGGAGGCTGGCGGTATAGCCCCGAGGCGAAGGATGCCGACACGTCGGTCAGCGGAGCGGTGCTGATGGGCCTGCTGGCGGCCCGCAACTCGGGGATCGAGGTGCCCGACGAGACGATCGACCGGGCGATCAAGTACTACGTGACGATGACCGGCGGCAACGGCCAGGTTGGCTATTCGGGGGGCGCCGGTGGCGGCAGCCCCGCCACGACGTCGATCGGCGTCCTCGTCTACTCCATCGGCCGGCGCCAGGAACTGCCGCAGTACAAGGCGGCCTCCAAGTACCTCGTCGGCATGAGCACCGGCGGGGCGCCGGGAACGGCGCACATGGGGCACGGCTACCCGGGCTACACGGAGTATTACCAGGCGCAGGCGCTGTTCCAGGCCGACGTCGAGGCGTGGCGGAAATGGAACGACGGTCTCGTCAAGCAGCTCAAGCGCATGCAGCAGAAGGACGGCAGCGTGCAACCTGGACCCCGCATGGGCGGGATGGGTGGCACGGTGGGCACATCGCTCTACCTGCTTTCGCTGGCGGTGAATTTCAAGTTCCTTCCCGTCTACGAACGGTGA